The Triticum aestivum cultivar Chinese Spring chromosome 3A, IWGSC CS RefSeq v2.1, whole genome shotgun sequence genome includes a region encoding these proteins:
- the LOC123060474 gene encoding protein PGR, producing MDPAGVNGGVWIRAAVAVAAGGAIAARAVRRKSVDFTAVFAGVPAMVAHTVAGYRFAGLLLVFFFTASRVTRTGEARKRALDPEFKEGGQRNWKQVLSNSGIASILVVLIALITGGEDKCLDSKESGLVTALIGGVIGHYSCCNGDTWSSELGILSKSEPRIITTFKRVRKGTNGGVTIDGLLAAAAAGCSIGLAFVLLGFLTTQCASDVFWRQLLVIPLATAAGLCGSLIDSLLGATVQYSGYCRVRKKVVGVDGPTVTRISGMNILDNNGVNVVSIFLTSLLTALVCTCIF from the exons ATGGATCCGGCCGGCGTCAACGGCGGCGTGTGGATCCGCGCGGCGGTGGCCGTCGCGGCGGGCGGCGCGATCGCGGCGCGCGCGGTCCGGCGCAAGTCCGTCGACTTCACCGCCGTCTTCGCGGGCGTCCCGGCCATGGTGGCCCACACCGTCGCCGGGTACAG GTTCGCGGGGCTGCTCCTGGTGTTCTTCTTCACGGCGTCGAGGGTGACGAGGACCGGCGAGGCGAGGAAGCGTGCGCTTGATCCTGAGTTCAAAGAGGGGGGGCAGCGCAACTG GAAGCAAGTCTTGTCAAACAGTGGTATCGCAAGTATCTTGGTAGTCCTGATAGCACTAATTACTGGAGGTGAAGACAAATGCTTGGATTCAAAAGAGTCGGGTCTTGTAACTGCCCTTATTGGTGGTGTTATTGGACATTACTCTTGCTGCAATGGTGATACATGGTCTTCTGAGCTTGGCATACTTAGCAAATCTGAACCACGAATTATCACAACATTCAAG AGGGTGCGGAAGGGGACCAATGGCGGGGTAACCATAGATGGACTtcttgcagcagcagcagctggatgCTCGATTGGGCTTGCATTTGTGCTACTAGGATTCTTAACAACCCAGTGTGCTTCTGATGTATTTTGGAGGCAACTGCTAGTTATACCCTTAGCTACAGCTGCTGGCCTATGTGGAAGCCTGATCGATTCATTACTGGGCGCAACAGTTCAGTACAGCGGATACTGCCGCGTTCGCAAGAAG GTGGTTGGAGTAGATGGTCCAACAGTAACGAGGATTTCTGGAATGAATATACTGGACAACAACGGCGTCAATGTAGTGTCTATCTTCTTGACGAGTCTGCTTACTGCCTTGGTGTGCACATGCATTTTCTGA
- the LOC123060473 gene encoding tudor domain-containing protein 3 isoform X2, whose translation MAAEASSSSVFPEGDSLLRPLAASGWRFRDTLDESIQALLHASPSPSPEALEADLLDTDLRLFGGKSLPDRAAATATKRLSYLHGPIVLQVVSLRDIYSSRVDASFNKPQQRRLLRFGLTDGISEAVAIELSPIPFITEEIAPGTKIRLENKIPVNHGILCLGAKNVTVIGGTVQSLYEEWKMNQKFSGLSRPVLRLSQDDDGVGPPPFEKLDIEARPNRTFQLQAYPDQKGRNLGVAHDHVSVNSSSKPTNEGSSNMNRENTTSKAESKQSTADIRPKEVSEAVPVQNQAAAQKLLQKMAMPEDRPGRGRFKGRSKQEDTPVFTLDEWERRKAVGSVSAAERHIQDTSRDEELARQLQEQLDLEDSHAMPVTSEAERLRMNMFSFNGPEEMGGGRRDFRGRGRGRGRGRGRGRGRF comes from the exons atggcggcggaaGCGTCAAGCTCGTCGGTCTTCCCCGAGGGGGATTCGCTCCTGCGGCCCCTCGCCGCGAGCGGGTGGCGCTTCCGTGACACCTTGGACGAGTCCATCCAGGCCCTCCTCCACGCCTCCCCCTCCCCGTCGCCGGAGGCCCTGGAGGCCGACCTCCTCGACACGGACCTGAGGCTCTTCGGCGGGAAGTCCCtccccgaccgcgccgccgccacggccacgaAGCGGCTCTCCTACCTCCACGGCCCCATCGTCCTGCAG GTAGTTTCTCTAAGGGATATATATAGCAGCAGAGTCGATGCCTCCTTTAATAAGCCGCAGCAACGGCGCCTTCTGCGGTTTGGCCTCACTGATGGTATTTCTGAAGCAGTGGCCATTGAGTTGTCCCCTATCCCGTTCATCACAGAAGAGATAGCTCCAGGCACAAAG ATTCGTCTTGAGAACAAGATTCCGGTAAATCATGGCATATTGTGCCTAGGTGCAAAAAATGTGACCGTCATCGGGGGAACTGTCCAATCTTTGTATGAGGAATGGAAAATGAACCAGAAATTCTCGGGCTTATCACGCCCAGTATTGAGGTTATCACAAGATGACGATGGAGTTGGGCCTCCACCATTTGAGAAATTAGATATCGAAGCACGTCCAAACAGGACATTCCAGTTGCAAGCATACCCCG ACCAGAAGGGTAGAAACTTGGGAGTTGCTCATGACCACGTGTCGGTTAATTCCAGTTCAAAACCTACGAATGAGGGTTCAAGTAACATGAACAGAGAGAATACAACTAGCAAAGCTGAATCCAAACAGTCTACTGCAGATATCAGACCAAAAGAAG TAAGCGAAGCTGTCCCTGTTCAGAACCAAGCTGCTGCACAGAAACTACTGCAGAAAATGGCTATGCCCGAAGATAGGCCTGGTCGGGGTCGATTCAAGGGCAGGAGCAAGCAGGAAGATACCCCAGTCTTTACCCTCGATGAATGGGAGAGGAGAAAAGCAGTCGGTTCGGTGTCCGCAGCAGAAAGGCATATACAAGACACCAGCCGAGACGAGGAACTGGCAAGGCAGCTCCAAGAACAGCTAGATCTAGAAGACTCCCAC GCGATGCCCGTGACTTCAGAGGCCGAACGCCTGCGGATGAACATGTTCAGCTTCAACGGCCCTGAAGAAATGGGTGGCGGGAGAAGAGATTTCCGAGGACGCGGGCGGGGAAGGGGACGAGGGCGAGGTCGAGGCAGGGGAAGATTTTAG
- the LOC123060473 gene encoding tudor domain-containing protein 3 isoform X1, with the protein MAAEASSSSVFPEGDSLLRPLAASGWRFRDTLDESIQALLHASPSPSPEALEADLLDTDLRLFGGKSLPDRAAATATKRLSYLHGPIVLQVVSLRDIYSSRVDASFNKPQQRRLLRFGLTDGISEAVAIELSPIPFITEEIAPGTKIRLENKIPVNHGILCLGAKNVTVIGGTVQSLYEEWKMNQKFSGLSRPVLRLSQDDDGVGPPPFEKLDIEARPNRTFQLQAYPADQKGRNLGVAHDHVSVNSSSKPTNEGSSNMNRENTTSKAESKQSTADIRPKEVSEAVPVQNQAAAQKLLQKMAMPEDRPGRGRFKGRSKQEDTPVFTLDEWERRKAVGSVSAAERHIQDTSRDEELARQLQEQLDLEDSHAMPVTSEAERLRMNMFSFNGPEEMGGGRRDFRGRGRGRGRGRGRGRGRF; encoded by the exons atggcggcggaaGCGTCAAGCTCGTCGGTCTTCCCCGAGGGGGATTCGCTCCTGCGGCCCCTCGCCGCGAGCGGGTGGCGCTTCCGTGACACCTTGGACGAGTCCATCCAGGCCCTCCTCCACGCCTCCCCCTCCCCGTCGCCGGAGGCCCTGGAGGCCGACCTCCTCGACACGGACCTGAGGCTCTTCGGCGGGAAGTCCCtccccgaccgcgccgccgccacggccacgaAGCGGCTCTCCTACCTCCACGGCCCCATCGTCCTGCAG GTAGTTTCTCTAAGGGATATATATAGCAGCAGAGTCGATGCCTCCTTTAATAAGCCGCAGCAACGGCGCCTTCTGCGGTTTGGCCTCACTGATGGTATTTCTGAAGCAGTGGCCATTGAGTTGTCCCCTATCCCGTTCATCACAGAAGAGATAGCTCCAGGCACAAAG ATTCGTCTTGAGAACAAGATTCCGGTAAATCATGGCATATTGTGCCTAGGTGCAAAAAATGTGACCGTCATCGGGGGAACTGTCCAATCTTTGTATGAGGAATGGAAAATGAACCAGAAATTCTCGGGCTTATCACGCCCAGTATTGAGGTTATCACAAGATGACGATGGAGTTGGGCCTCCACCATTTGAGAAATTAGATATCGAAGCACGTCCAAACAGGACATTCCAGTTGCAAGCATACCCCG CAGACCAGAAGGGTAGAAACTTGGGAGTTGCTCATGACCACGTGTCGGTTAATTCCAGTTCAAAACCTACGAATGAGGGTTCAAGTAACATGAACAGAGAGAATACAACTAGCAAAGCTGAATCCAAACAGTCTACTGCAGATATCAGACCAAAAGAAG TAAGCGAAGCTGTCCCTGTTCAGAACCAAGCTGCTGCACAGAAACTACTGCAGAAAATGGCTATGCCCGAAGATAGGCCTGGTCGGGGTCGATTCAAGGGCAGGAGCAAGCAGGAAGATACCCCAGTCTTTACCCTCGATGAATGGGAGAGGAGAAAAGCAGTCGGTTCGGTGTCCGCAGCAGAAAGGCATATACAAGACACCAGCCGAGACGAGGAACTGGCAAGGCAGCTCCAAGAACAGCTAGATCTAGAAGACTCCCAC GCGATGCCCGTGACTTCAGAGGCCGAACGCCTGCGGATGAACATGTTCAGCTTCAACGGCCCTGAAGAAATGGGTGGCGGGAGAAGAGATTTCCGAGGACGCGGGCGGGGAAGGGGACGAGGGCGAGGTCGAGGCAGGGGAAGATTTTAG
- the LOC123060475 gene encoding cell division cycle-associated protein 7 — MATTASADASPAAQAKRRGRPPKAPLAAEAAEVEAPRTPSPVSPLTAAAEGYEREREARIKENMERMQKLGLVDLATRFNQSATPAGTGTGRGRWRRRPETPGSPDAAAPRIRTASPMPARRSLRLKSVEPVRYVEICEKREKGLDGGRHFSIEEGCKEEVYTEEHEKLLGTCATPWTLFVDGYGKDGKRIYDQVRGQTCHQCRQKTLGHHTRCCNCQIVQGQFCGDCLYMRYGENVLEAKSNPNWTCPVCRGICNCSICRTKRGWFPTGNAYRKVVRLGYKSVAHYLIATNRAGANSGDSSSADSSNELPSADEVSEHAPVAKQDADLSSNTMNDAGEVEQKEGRNMKKKAAAVKDEAKAPRKKITADVVCKDDGRSESGVTFDNLECHQDVGCVTPSKPESKKKRKWVEARSPDCVASRLRSRSAPKS, encoded by the exons ATGGCGACCACCGCCAGCGCCGACGCCTCCCCGGCCGCACAGGCGAAGCGCCGCGGCCGCCCCCCCAAGGCCCCGCtggcggccgaggcggcggaggtcgAGGCGCCGAGGACCCCGTCGCCCGTGTCCCCGCTGACGGCCGCGGCGGAGGGCTACGAGCGGGAGCGGGAGGcgaggatcaaggagaacatggagCGGATGCAGAAGCTCGGCCTCGTCGACCTCGCCACCCGCTTCAACCAGTCCGCCACCCCCGCCGGCACCGGCACCGGTCGCGGCCGCTGGCGTCGGAGGCCGGAGACGCCGGGCTCCCCCGACGCCGCCGCTCCCAGGATCAGGACCGCCTCCCCGATGCCGGCACGCCGGTCTCTCAG GTTGAAGAGCGTGGAGCCAGTTAGATATGTTGAAATTTGTGAAAAGAGGGAGAAGGGTCTTGATGGTGGAAGGCATTTCTCTATTGAGGAAGGGTGCAAGGAAGAAGTTTACACTGAAGAGCATGAGAAGCTTTTAGGTACATGTGCCACACCCTGGACTCTCTTTGTGGACGGTTATGGCAAGGATGGGAAGCGCATCTATGATCAAGTGAGGGGCCAAACCTGTCATCAGTGCCG CCAGAAAACTCTGGGTCATCATACAAGATGCTGTAATTGCCAGATTGTCCAAGGGCAGTTCTGTGGAGATTGTTTGTACATGAG GTATGGTGAGAATGTGCTGGAAGCTAAGAGCAATCCTAATTGGACATGTCCAGTTTGCCGTGGCATTTGCAATTGCAGCATCTGCAGAACTAAGAGAGGATGGTTCCCTACTGGTAATGCGTACCGGAAG GTTGTCAGGCTTGGGTACAAATCTGTGGCACACTATCTCATTGCAACAAATCGGGCAGGAGCAAACTCAGGGGATTCAAGCTCAGCTGACTCCTCAAACGAGCTGCCATCTGCTGATGAGGTCTCTGAGCACGCACCAGTTGCCAAGCAGGATGCTGATCTGAGCAGCAACACGATGAATGATGCTGGTGAAGTTGAGCAGAAGGAAGGAAGAAACATGAAGAAGAAGGCAGCAGCTGTCAAGGATGAAGCCAAGGCCCCGAGGAAGAAGATCACTGCTGATGTGGTCTGCAAGGATGATGGCAGGAGCGAGTCGGGGGTGACATTTGATAACCTGGAATGTCACCAGGATGTCGGCTGCGTCACTCCATCTAAGCCGGAgtcgaagaagaagaggaagtggGTCGAAGCAAGAAGCCCTGACTGCGTCGCGAGCAGGCTGCGCTCCCGGTCTGCTCCCAAGTCATGA